The Vigna unguiculata cultivar IT97K-499-35 chromosome 6, ASM411807v1, whole genome shotgun sequence genome contains a region encoding:
- the LOC114187925 gene encoding uncharacterized protein LOC114187925: MEGIEHRTVEVNGIKMHVAEKGEGPVVLFIHGFPELWYCWRHQILALSSRGYRAVAPDLRGYGDTDVPSSVSSYTIMHLVGDIVALIDSLGVDQVFLVAHDWGAIVGWYLCLFRPERIKAYVCLSVPFMPRNPKVRPVDAMRALYGDDYYICRFQEPGKAEALYGSNNIGEAIKNMLTSRRPGPPILPKEGVTLPSGSLPSKPLPSWLSQEDVNYYASKFAKTGLTGGLNYYRNLNLNWELTAAWTGAQVKVPVKFITGDLDVVYTSLGTKDYIDSGAFKRDVPYLEEVVVQEGVAHFNNQEAAEDVSNHIYEFIKKF; encoded by the exons atgGAAGGCATAGAACACAGAACGGTGGAAGTGAATGGCATAAAAATGCATGTAGCAGAGAAAGGAGAGGGTCCAGTGGTGTTGTTCATCCATGGCTTCCCCGAGCTCTGGTACTGCTGGCGCCACCAGATTCTGGCTCTCAGCTCCCGGGGGTACCGCGCCGTCGCCCCTGATCTACGTGGCTACGGAGACACCGATGTCCCATCTTCAGTGAGCAGCTACACCATCATGCACCTCGTCGGTGACATCGTGGCACTCATAGACTCACTTGGTGTGGATCAAGTCTTCCTCGTCGCACATGATTGGGGCGCCATCGTAGGATGGTACCTATGTTTGTTTCGACCGGAGAGAATCAAGGCCTATGTTTGTCTCAGCGTCCCTTTCATGCCCAGAAACCCAAAAGTCAGGCCCGTTGATGCCATGCGGGCCCTCTACGGGGATGACTACTACATCTGCAGATTCCAG GAGCCAGGCAAAGCAGAAGCTCTGTATGGCAGTAATAACATTGGAGAAGCAATAAAGAACATGCTTACGAGTCGTAGACCTGGACCACCAATCCTCCCCAAAGAAGGGGTTACCCTTCCTTCAGGGTCTCTTCCCTCAAAGCCCCTTCCATCTTGGCTCTCACAGGAAGATGTCAATTATTATGCTTCTAAGTTTGCAAAAACAGGCCTAACTGGAGGCCTCAACTACTACAGAAATCTCAACCT CAATTGGGAGCTCACAGCAGCATGGACTGGAGCACAAGTGAAAGTTCCGGTGAAGTTCATTACTGGTGATTTGGATGTTGTATACACCTCACTAGGGACGAAAGACTACATAGACAGTGGTGCTTTCAAGAGAGATGTGCCATATTTGGAGGAAGTGGTTGTGCAGGAAGGGGTTGCTCACTTCAACAACCAAGAAGCTGCAGAAGATGTCAGCAATCACATTTATGAATTTATCAAGAAGTTCTGA
- the LOC114186796 gene encoding uncharacterized protein LOC114186796, translating to MEEIVHRRVEVNGIKMHVAEKGEGPVVLFVHGFPELWYSWRHQILALSAQGYHAVAPDLRGYGDTEAPASISSYTCFHIVGDLVALIDLLGVDQVFLVAHDWGAIIGWYLCMFRPDRVKAYVCLSVPLLHRDPNVRTVDAMRAMYGDDYYICRFQKPGEMEAQMAEVGTEYVLKNNLTNRTPGPPIFPKGEFGTGFNPDMPDTLPSWLTQDDLDYFVSKFNKTGFTGSLNYYRNFDTNWELTSPWSGAQIKVPVKFITGDLDSVYTSLNLKEYIHGGGFKQDVPNLEEVIVLKGVSHFNNQEAAEEVNDHIYDFIKKHADAKTT from the exons ATGGAAGAGATAGTACACAGAAGAGTGGAAGTGAATGGCATAAAAATGCATGTAGCAGAGAAAGGAGAGGGCCCTGTGGTGTTGTTCGTTCATGGCTTCCCTGAGCTCTGGTACTCATGGCGCCACCAGATTCTGGCTCTCAGCGCCCAAGGATACCACGCTGTCGCACCAGACCTACGTGGCTACGGTGACACAGAGGCACCAGCTTCGATCAGCAGCTACACATGCTTTCACATAGTTGGTGATTTGGTTGCGCTTATAGACCTTCTGGGCGTGGACCAGGTGTTCCTTGTGGCTCATGACTGGGGAGCCATCATAGGTTGGTACCTCTGCATGTTTCGCCCCGACAGAGTCAAAGCCTATGTCTGTCTCAGTGTCCCTTTACTCCACAGAGACCCCAACGTGAGAACCGTCGATGCCATGCGTGCTATGTACGGAGACGACTACTACATCTGCAGATTTCAG AAACCAGGAGAAATGGAGGCTCAGATGGCTGAAGTTGGCACTGAGTATGTTCTGAAAAACAACCTTACAAATCGAACACCTGGTCCTCCAATCTTTCCCAAGGGAGAATTTGGAACTGGATTCAATCCAGATATGCCTGATACCTTACCCTCCTGGCTCACACAAGATGATCTTGATTACTTTGTCTCCAAATTCAACAAAACGGGTTTCACCGGAAGCTTGAACTACTACAGAAATTTTGACAC AAACTGGGAGCTGACGTCACCGTGGAGTGGAGCGCAAATCAAGGTTCCGGTAAAGTTCATCACCGGAGACTTGGACTCGGTATACACGTCGCTGAACTTGAAGGAGTATATCCACGGTGGAGGTTTCAAACAAGATGTGCCAAATCTAGAAGAAGTGATTGTGTTGAAAGGAGTATCTCATTTCAATAATCAAGAAGCTGCCGAGGAAGTCAATGATCACATATACGATTTTATCAAGAAGCATGCCGATGCAAAAACAACCTGA
- the LOC114186795 gene encoding uncharacterized protein LOC114186795, producing MNSVAIVEVTYLQKREMEGIEHREVEVNGMKMHIAEKGEGPVVLFLHGFPQLWHSWHHHILALSSVGYRAIAPDLRGFGDSDAPSSVSSYTCFHIVSDLVALIELLGVDQVFLVAHDWGAIIGWYLCMFRPDTVKAYVCLSEPLLHRDPNVRTVDAMHAMYGDDYYICRFQKPGEMEAQMAEVGTEYVLKNLLTTRKPGPPIFPKGEYGSGFNPDMTNSLPSWLPEHDLAYYVSKYQKTGFTGALNYYRNMNLNWELTAPWSGVKVQVPVKFITGELDMVYTSRNVKEYIHGGGFKEDVPNLEEVIVQKDVAHFNNLEAAEEINRHIVDFISKF from the exons ATGAACAGCGTGGCAATCGTGGAAGTTACTTATCTGCAAAAGAGAGAGATGGAGGGAATAGAGCACAGAGAAGTGGAAGTAAATGGCATGAAAATGCACATAGCAGAGAAAGGAGAAGGCCCTGTGGTGTTGTTTCTCCACGGCTTCCCTCAACTCTGGCACTCTTGGCACCACCACATTCTGGCTCTTTCTTCGGTCGGATATCGCGCTATTGCACCAGATCTTCGTGGCTTCGGTGACTCAGATGCCCCCTCTTCAGTCAGCAGCTACACCTGCTTTCACATAGTGAGTGATTTGGTTGCGCTTATAGAGCTTCTGGGTGTGGACCAGGTCTTCCTTGTGGCTCATGACTGGGGAGCCATCATAGGTTGGTATCTCTGCATGTTTCGCCCCGACACAGTCAAGGCCTATGTCTGCCTCAGTGAACCTTTACTCCACAGAGACCCCAACGTCAGAACCGTCGATGCCATGCATGCTATGTATGGAGACGACTACTACATCTGCAGATTTCAG AAACCAGGCGAAATGGAGGCTCAGATGGCTGAAGTTGGGACTGAGTATGTGCTGAAAAACTTGCTCACAACTCGCAAACCTGGTCCTCCAATCTTTCCCAAGGGAGAGTATGGAAGTGGGTTCAATCCAGATATGACTAACTCCTTACCCTCTTGGCTCCCAGAACATGATCTTGCCTATTATGTTTCCAAATATCAGAAAACGGGCTTCACGGGAGCCTTGAACTATTACAGAAATATGAACTT AAACTGGGAGCTGACAGCACCATGGAGTGGGGTGAAAGTGCAAGTGCCAGTAAAGTTCATCACAGGTGAGTTGGACATGGTATACACCTCACGAAACGTCAAGGAATATATCCATGGTGGAGGTTTCAAAGAAGATGTGCCAAATTTAGAAGAAGTGATTGTGCAGAAAGATGTTGCTCACTTCAACAATCTAGAAGCAGCTGAGGAAATCAACCGACACATTGTTGATTTTATCAGCAAGTTCTGA
- the LOC114186705 gene encoding uncharacterized protein LOC114186705 → MEGIAHRTVEVNGIKMHIAEKGEGPVVLFLHGFPELWYSWRHQILALSSRGYHAVAPDLRGYGDTEAPASMSSYTCFHIVGDLVALIELLGVDQVFLVAHDWGALIGWYLCMFRPHRVKAYVCLSVPFWPRNPKVKPLDAMRALYGDDYYICRFQKPGEMEAQMAEVGTEYVLKNILTTRKPGPPILAKGEYGSGFNPDITNSLPSWLSEDDLAYYVSKYQKTGFTGPLNYYRNGNSNWELTAPWSGVKVQVPVKFITGELDMVYTSLNMKEYIHGGGFKQDVPNLEEVIVQKDVAHFNNQEAAEEISDYIYEFIKKF, encoded by the exons ATGGAGGGCATAGCGCACAGAACAGTGGAAGTGAATGGCATAAAAATGCATATTGCAGAGAAAGGAGAGGGCCCTGTGGTGTTGTTTCTGCATGGCTTCCCTGAACTCTGGTACTCATGGCGCCACCAGATTCTGGCTCTCAGCTCCAGAGGATACCACGCTGTTGCACCAGATCTACGTGGCTACGGTGACACAGAGGCACCAGCTTCAATGAGCAGCTACACCTGCTTTCACATTGTGGGTGATTTGGTTGCGCTTATAGAGCTTCTGGGTGTGGACCAAGTCTTCCTTGTGGCTCATGACTGGGGAGCCCTCATAGGCTGGTACCTCTGCATGTTTCGCCCACACAGAGTCAAGGCTTATGTCTGCCTCAGTGTTCCTTTCTGGCCCAGAAACCCAAAAGTGAAGCCCCTTGATGCCATGCGAGCCTTGTATGGAGATGACTACTATATCTGCAGATTCCAG AAACCAGGCGAAATGGAGGCTCAGATGGCTGAAGTTGGGACTGAGTATGTGCTCAAAAACATCCTCACAACTCGCAAACCTGGTCCTCCGATCTTGGCGAAGGGAGAGTACGGAAGTGGGTTCAATCCAGATATCACTAACTCCTTACCCTCTTGGCTGTCAGAAGATGATCTTGCCTATTATGTTTCCAAATATCAGAAAACGGGCTTCACAGGACCCTTGAACTACTACAGAAATGGGAACTC AAATTGGGAGCTGACAGCACCATGGAGTGGAGTGAAAGTCCAAGTGCCGGTGAAGTTCATCACAGGTGAGTTGGACATGGTGTACACCTCTCTGAACATGAAGGAGTATATCCACGGTGGAGGTTTCAAACAAGATGTGCCAAATTTGGAAGAAGTGATTGTGCAGAAAGATGTTGCTCACTTCAACAATCAAGAAGCAGCAGAGGAAATCAGTGATTACATTTACGAGTTTATCAAGAAGTTTTGA